Proteins from a genomic interval of Papaver somniferum cultivar HN1 chromosome 4, ASM357369v1, whole genome shotgun sequence:
- the LOC113274038 gene encoding uncharacterized protein LOC113274038, translated as MNEVQRITKRYLQIPKEKRDKLILDDKKKEKIREYDEMPMSRQVNGFSINQLEQLRSKLGSKIEILSEKIQSMDGGGAGMSNEASQKEYPCYNPERASDHEPTTTTTWKNDTATLEPLSYTRPMEVILSDYPPMFFNNAADMMAPMTQPMSSFNFENFCSGGISNESNFTYTGPMDTQMMMMPSTGCREMEIGSLGASPWFLQPSLLQ; from the coding sequence ATGAATGAAGTTCAAAGAATCACCAAACGGTATCTccaaattcctaaagaaaaacgtGATAAACTAATCTTGGATGacaagaaaaaagagaagattcgtGAGTATGATGAAATGCCTATGTCAAGACAGGTGAATGGATTTAGTATCAATCAGCTTGAACAGTTGCGTAGCAAATTGGGATCCAAAATTGAAATTTTAAGTGAGAAAATTCAGTCCATGGATGGAGGAGGAGCAGGGATGTCCAATGAAGCCTCACAGAAAGAATACCCTTGCTATAATCCAGAGAGAGCTTCTGATCATGAACCCACTACTACTACAACTTGGAAAAACGATACTGCGACATTGGAGCCACTTTCTTATACCAGACCCATGGAAGTTATCCTATCTGATTATCCACCGATGTTCTTCAATAATGCCGCTGATATGATGGCTCCAATGACTCAACCAATGAGCAGTTTCAATTTTGAAAATTTCTGCAGTGGTGGTATTAGCAACGAGTCAAACTTTACTTATACTGGTCCAATGGACActcagatgatgatgatgccaTCTACTGGATGTCGTGAGATGGAGATTGGAAGTCTGGGAGCATCACCATGGTTTTTGCAACCATCCTTATTGCAGTGA